Proteins co-encoded in one Stomoxys calcitrans chromosome 5, idStoCalc2.1, whole genome shotgun sequence genomic window:
- the LOC106083109 gene encoding uncharacterized protein LOC106083109 — MEFMEEELSLTTLQALCRNFFLSTDGTKRQLVLRLKDVPKEELTKMIEVETTKEYDSTVIQKHLTVDGGQSVVHKENLQASENVKNTAKLEGTSKNDNADTKVMTTENIPNNNKNQRTPEKEKHKLQHTSNPNEEILSGRFDRRVNNYNNFRSAEFTLEASLKEKEMELLKKENELLKREQELLRKENQMLRSVDCAAEQSAAAGISLSLVSNFISNYDGKTDGTFWVTQLRDIQKTYMLSDNMLRALFATKLIGRAQVWLHSRRNTSDENLDELFQQFCLMFGTKETKLELRRNFERRKWSYGEHFTDYCNDKIMLASKLSLDEDELVEYIVDGIPNIQIRMQMSLQQHTSTDDLLKSLANVKLSKPSTAQQTTQKNKENTEGKQPTTRVGVRCYNCNSVGHYAADCSKPRRQPGTCYACGSEEHMVSDCELNKKKNDEKMNHYNA; from the exons ATGGAATTCATGGAAGAAGAATTGTCTTTAACAACATTGCAGGCTTTGTgcaggaatttttttttgtctacagACGGAACAAAACGGCAGTTGGTTCTTCGTTTAAAAGATGTGCCTAAAGAGGAACTCACAAAAATGATAGAGGTGGAAACAACAAAAGAATACGACAGTACCGTTATCCAAAAACATTTGACTGTCGATGGAGGACAGTCAGTGGTACATAAAGAAAATCTACAGGCAAGTGAAAATGTAAAGAATACCGCAAAATTAGAGGGCACAAGTAAGAACGACAATGCAGACACAAAAGTTATGACAACCGAAAATATtccgaacaacaacaaaaaccaacgAACtccagaaaaagaaaaacacaaattgcaGCACACTTCGAACCCCAACGAAGAGATATTAAGTGGCAGATTTGACCGACGAgtaaacaactacaacaacttcCGCAGTGCAGAATTTACTTTGGAGGCGTcactgaaagaaaaagaaatggaGCTATTGAAAAAAGAGAATGAGTTGCTAAAACGTGAACAAGAACTCTTACGCAAAGAGAACCAAATGTTGAGATCAGTTGATTGCGCAGCTGAGCAGTCTGCAGCTGCTGGTATTTCTCTTAGCTTGGTAAGCAACTTTATCTCAAATTATGATGGTAAAACCGATGGCACATTTTGGGTTACCCAGCTGCGTGATATTCAAAAGACATACATGTTGTCTGACAACATGTTGAGAGCATTGTTCGCAACAAAGTTGATTGGCAGAGCGCAGGTATGGCTACACTCGCGACGAAACACTTCAGACGAAAATCTTGATGAACTTTTTCAACAATTCTGCTTGATGTTCGGCACCAAAGAAACAAAATTAGAGCTTCGCAGAAATTTTGAGCGCCGTAAATGGAGTTATGGTGAACATTTTACTGACTACTGTAATGACAAAATAATGTTGGCAAGCAAGCTCTCTTTAGATGAAGATGAATTAGTGGAGTACATAGTGGATGGTATACCAAATATACAGATACGCATGCAAATGTCTTTGCAACAACACACAAGTACCGACGACTTGTTGAAGTCACTTGCAAATGTTAAGTTAAGCAAACCATCAACAGCCCAACAAACAACacagaaaaataaagaaaatacagAAGGTAAACAACCAACAACGAGAGTCGGCGTTCGTTGTTATAACTGCAACAGCGTAGGTCATTATGCAGCCGACTGCAGCAAACCTCGTCGACAGCCTGGGACGTGCTATGCGTGTGGCAGCGAAGAGCATATGGTCAGCGATTGTGAATTAAATAAGAAGAAGAACGATGAGAAAATGAACCATTAT AATGCCTGA